The following proteins come from a genomic window of Aquimarina sp. MAR_2010_214:
- a CDS encoding LytTR family DNA-binding domain-containing protein has translation MSTSLKSIIIDDEKMARNSLKLLLQTYCPEIEVIGEGWDKSSMRKLFKEFNPDIVFLDIQLGNSTIFDILPNQGLMNFKIIFISAHDEYALKGYKYDAIDYLLKPLDPIKLKEAVIKATQYINKEVASKSSIEENMRNLYNLRESPQIILSDTRGLHVIKIEDIMYCIAEGNYTAIILNNQPQMVVSKNLKFFEEKLIQPNFFRIHKSNLINIQYLKLLSNDDGGHIVMSDGKTLSISRDKKRELLKRI, from the coding sequence ATGAGTACATCACTTAAATCTATCATTATCGATGATGAAAAAATGGCTAGAAATAGTTTAAAATTGTTGCTACAAACATACTGTCCAGAAATAGAAGTGATTGGTGAGGGTTGGGACAAATCATCAATGAGAAAACTATTCAAAGAATTTAATCCAGATATCGTGTTTTTGGATATTCAGTTAGGAAACAGTACCATTTTTGACATACTCCCTAATCAGGGACTCATGAATTTCAAAATAATTTTTATATCTGCACACGATGAATATGCATTAAAAGGATACAAGTATGATGCTATTGACTATCTTTTAAAGCCTCTAGATCCAATAAAGCTTAAAGAAGCTGTTATCAAAGCAACTCAATATATAAATAAAGAAGTTGCTTCTAAAAGCAGTATAGAAGAAAATATGAGGAATTTGTATAATTTAAGAGAATCACCACAGATTATACTATCAGATACCAGAGGGCTGCACGTTATCAAAATTGAAGATATTATGTATTGCATTGCCGAGGGCAACTACACTGCTATAATTCTTAATAATCAGCCACAGATGGTAGTGTCAAAAAACCTTAAGTTTTTTGAAGAAAAGCTGATACAACCCAATTTTTTCAGGATACATAAATCTAATCTTATAAACATTCAGTACCTCAAATTATTAAGCAATGATGATGGAGGGCATATTGTAATGAGTGACGGAAAAACACTATCGATTTCTAGAGATAAGAAACGTGAACTTCTAAAACGTATCTAA
- a CDS encoding M57 family metalloprotease — translation MKRINFLVIATAMASALTLLSCDKDRANNPIEEPSLIVEKDVLNKISALHFNPNRIEKVMISDIDGTKKAMYRIEDDIMLSKSQIMDMGLHGGIQNKQYRTNNLVTATNVIRVVGYTGNNQHGLSATAKTGLQYAVNNYNNENLRIRFQLSFGIRWRPNDILVYVDNSINPDPNRAAGIAGFPSNGYPFTRVRINNGANLTQTNQQLEHLLAHEIGHCIGFRHTDWDTRKTCGENSNERVGNDGLVYIPGTAGAGGDPKSIMNACYPANTDGEWSDLDRVALNYLY, via the coding sequence ATGAAAAGAATCAATTTTTTAGTGATAGCCACTGCAATGGCTTCTGCACTAACGTTGTTGTCTTGCGATAAAGACCGGGCCAATAATCCTATAGAAGAACCATCTTTAATTGTTGAAAAAGATGTTTTAAACAAAATCTCAGCATTACATTTTAATCCAAACAGGATAGAAAAAGTAATGATAAGTGATATTGACGGTACCAAAAAAGCAATGTACCGTATTGAAGATGATATCATGTTATCAAAATCTCAAATAATGGATATGGGACTTCATGGGGGGATTCAAAACAAGCAGTATAGGACTAATAATTTAGTAACAGCAACTAATGTTATCCGTGTAGTGGGGTATACGGGTAATAATCAACATGGATTGAGTGCAACTGCGAAGACTGGTCTTCAATATGCGGTTAATAATTATAATAATGAAAACCTTAGAATTAGATTTCAACTATCTTTTGGAATAAGGTGGAGACCTAATGACATATTAGTGTATGTTGATAATAGTATAAACCCAGACCCGAATAGAGCTGCAGGGATTGCAGGTTTTCCTAGTAATGGATATCCTTTTACAAGAGTCAGAATTAATAACGGAGCTAATTTAACACAAACAAATCAACAATTAGAGCACTTATTAGCTCACGAAATTGGTCATTGTATAGGGTTTAGACACACTGATTGGGATACCCGAAAAACTTGTGGTGAAAATAGTAACGAGAGAGTAGGTAATGATGGTCTTGTGTATATACCAGGTACCGCTGGTGCAGGAGGTGATCCAAAATCTATAATGAACGCTTGTTATCCTGCTAATACAGATGGAGAATGGAGTGATCTGGATAGAGTAGCATTAAACTACTTATACTAA
- a CDS encoding BlaI/MecI/CopY family transcriptional regulator — MEKLTNKEEEIMQALWKLKKAFAKEVQAELNNAVHYNTVSTIIRNLEDKKYVGHQAYGKTHQYFPIITKEEYRSNFVSTAMKQYFNDSYKNMVSFFAKEEKITADELREILKVIEQEK, encoded by the coding sequence ATGGAAAAACTAACAAACAAGGAAGAAGAGATCATGCAGGCATTATGGAAGCTAAAAAAAGCTTTTGCAAAAGAGGTTCAGGCCGAACTAAACAATGCCGTACATTACAACACTGTATCTACAATCATACGTAATCTCGAGGATAAAAAGTACGTAGGCCATCAAGCTTATGGAAAAACACATCAGTACTTCCCTATAATTACAAAAGAAGAATACCGTAGCAATTTTGTGAGTACCGCCATGAAACAATATTTTAATGATTCTTATAAAAATATGGTTTCTTTTTTTGCTAAAGAAGAGAAGATAACCGCAGATGAATTAAGAGAAATTTTAAAAGTAATAGAACAAGAAAAATAA
- a CDS encoding M56 family metallopeptidase, producing METFLIYLFKASVLLSIFYGVYFLLLRKDTFFTINRHFLLIGIITSLLLPFIEFTTIKFIESPDFYITGAHQSPSKNMIPETINWWVIGSVLYGLGALIFLSRFCLQLLSLKKLLTHNQSRKEEGFNLIEVTQDIAPFSFFNTIVYNPVLHSRGELDMILKHEKVHVQQLHTLDLILMNLLLIFLWVNPFAWLYKKNLEQNLEYIADREAINQMASRKEYQLTLLKVSSNNYSTITNNFYQSLIKKRIVMLNKQNSQSKKLWKITVILPLLSLFLWSFNTQEVIKIKQDTKIDQKASDNIIFQKKGKKIIEFIVDKSSSKKDLNKVKNTLKNDYSLEVKFSGIKRNDANEIISIKVDISSKKGTTNYAISNDTPINSFAIIYNSETGKIEIGQSGNSSNYIWLVDKDGKHKKGSTMKIHTGDKKHELIFTTGNHKDTYEIHTDDHKTFAYFTGDTDGEPLIYIDGKKSTKKEMEKLDSDTIEQMNVLKGKSAIKKYGDKAKNGVIEIITKKN from the coding sequence ATGGAAACCTTCTTAATTTATCTTTTTAAAGCTAGTGTATTACTTTCGATATTTTACGGAGTTTATTTTTTACTGCTTAGAAAAGACACTTTTTTCACCATAAACAGGCATTTTCTATTGATTGGTATTATCACTTCGTTACTATTGCCATTCATAGAGTTTACAACTATTAAGTTTATTGAAAGTCCAGATTTTTATATAACAGGAGCACATCAATCCCCTTCTAAAAACATGATTCCCGAAACTATAAACTGGTGGGTAATTGGATCTGTTCTTTATGGTTTGGGAGCTCTTATATTTTTATCTCGTTTTTGCCTTCAATTATTATCCTTAAAAAAATTACTAACCCATAACCAAAGTAGGAAAGAAGAAGGATTCAACCTTATTGAAGTTACTCAAGACATTGCTCCTTTTTCTTTTTTTAATACGATCGTATACAATCCGGTATTACATTCCAGAGGAGAATTAGATATGATTTTGAAACATGAAAAAGTACATGTTCAACAATTACACACTCTTGATTTAATACTAATGAATCTTCTTCTCATATTTCTATGGGTAAATCCCTTTGCCTGGTTATACAAAAAAAACCTGGAACAAAACCTAGAATACATCGCTGATCGTGAGGCTATAAACCAAATGGCATCCAGAAAAGAATATCAATTAACTTTACTAAAAGTATCATCAAATAATTATTCTACCATTACTAATAATTTTTATCAATCATTAATCAAAAAACGAATCGTTATGTTAAACAAACAAAATTCTCAAAGTAAGAAGTTATGGAAGATCACTGTTATTCTCCCTCTGTTAAGTCTATTTCTATGGAGTTTTAATACCCAAGAAGTTATTAAAATCAAACAGGACACAAAAATTGATCAAAAAGCTTCAGACAATATTATCTTTCAGAAAAAAGGGAAAAAGATTATTGAATTTATAGTCGATAAAAGCTCTTCAAAAAAAGATCTGAATAAAGTTAAAAACACTTTAAAAAATGACTACAGTCTTGAGGTTAAGTTCTCTGGCATTAAACGAAATGATGCCAATGAAATCATAAGCATTAAAGTAGATATATCTTCTAAAAAAGGAACTACCAATTACGCTATATCAAATGACACTCCTATCAATTCTTTTGCTATTATATACAATAGCGAAACCGGTAAAATCGAAATAGGCCAATCTGGAAACAGTTCAAATTATATATGGCTGGTTGATAAGGATGGTAAACACAAAAAAGGGAGTACTATGAAAATCCATACCGGAGATAAAAAACATGAACTCATTTTCACTACTGGAAATCACAAGGATACTTATGAGATCCACACCGATGACCATAAAACCTTTGCATACTTTACCGGTGATACGGACGGTGAGCCATTAATTTATATAGATGGAAAAAAATCGACCAAAAAAGAAATGGAAAAACTAGATTCTGACACTATAGAGCAGATGAATGTCCTTAAAGGAAAATCGGCCATAAAAAAATATGGTGATAAGGCAAAAAATGGAGTGATCGAAATTATTACCAAAAAGAACTAA
- a CDS encoding SsrA-binding protein: MQKYFFSVIAKLNKVILPSFTKKRLDLAKASKLQLLIFGWRLYVTKRALD, from the coding sequence ATGCAAAAATATTTCTTTTCGGTTATCGCCAAACTTAACAAAGTAATTCTACCTAGTTTTACCAAAAAACGCCTGGATCTTGCAAAAGCATCCAAATTACAACTCCTCATATTTGGCTGGCGGTTATATGTTACTAAAAGAGCTTTGGATTAA
- a CDS encoding adenine phosphoribosyltransferase: MNIQDYVRDIADFPKPGILFKDITPLLANHQALVSCADQLAGLCPSDIKIDKVIGIEARGFIIGSMIAERLQAGFIPIRKKGKLPYDVKSKNYDLEYGEDTLEIHIDAIKAGENVLIHDDVLATGGTAKAVCDLVKELGGVVVQCNFIMELEFLNGKDKLDVPKSALLKY, from the coding sequence ATGAATATACAAGATTATGTTAGGGATATTGCTGACTTTCCTAAACCTGGAATTTTATTTAAAGATATTACTCCTTTATTAGCAAATCACCAAGCTCTGGTAAGTTGTGCAGATCAATTAGCTGGTTTATGTCCAAGTGATATTAAGATAGATAAGGTGATTGGTATAGAGGCCAGAGGTTTTATTATAGGAAGTATGATTGCAGAACGTTTACAAGCTGGATTTATACCTATTCGGAAAAAAGGAAAGCTACCCTATGATGTGAAATCAAAGAATTATGATTTAGAATACGGAGAAGATACATTAGAAATACATATCGATGCTATCAAAGCGGGAGAAAATGTTCTGATTCATGATGATGTACTCGCTACCGGGGGAACAGCAAAAGCGGTATGCGATTTGGTTAAAGAACTAGGTGGAGTAGTAGTACAATGTAATTTTATTATGGAGCTGGAATTCCTTAACGGAAAAGATAAACTAGATGTTCCTAAATCTGCTCTTTTAAAATATTGA
- a CDS encoding AAA family ATPase produces the protein MINKISFKNYKSFKDEQIIEIKPLTVIIGKNSSGKSAIVKLPTLIEGSLSGNFEDPILTVNNGVELGAEFRDLIYGREVGTLNLILEQDANKLSIEIASGLKESDLPKIRKWNFNNEVDLIYMGIENTYYDNISKAKMNINFNGFGINSIENSTKSDLKGRKFTLNTNYIGPFRDVPNRTYSSRGNTKSSKNGIRGELTYQLLLRDYLYNESKLINQVNDWYKKNFDGWGLQINSISKPDYKIELTRSNPEFSINLRDVGEGMSQVLPLVVSAFMENDNEVLTILEQPELHLHPAAHGNLAELFAESAKKNKFLIETHSNNFVLRLRRLIAQGDLDNNDVALYSVEYNVENNTSSLKKIDILANGDVSYWPTNVFSEALDETIAIRTAQLDQK, from the coding sequence ATGATTAATAAAATATCATTCAAAAATTATAAATCATTTAAGGATGAACAAATCATAGAAATAAAACCTTTAACGGTAATAATAGGAAAAAATAGTTCAGGTAAAAGTGCTATTGTTAAACTACCTACGCTTATCGAGGGTTCTCTTTCAGGTAATTTCGAAGATCCAATTTTAACTGTAAACAATGGAGTTGAATTAGGCGCTGAATTCAGAGATTTAATTTATGGTAGAGAAGTTGGAACACTAAACTTAATCTTGGAACAAGACGCAAATAAATTAAGTATAGAAATTGCGTCTGGTTTAAAAGAATCTGATTTACCCAAAATAAGAAAGTGGAATTTTAATAATGAAGTCGATCTAATTTACATGGGCATAGAAAACACCTATTACGACAACATTAGTAAAGCAAAAATGAACATTAATTTTAATGGTTTTGGTATAAATTCAATTGAAAATTCTACAAAAAGTGATTTAAAAGGTAGGAAATTTACTTTAAACACAAATTATATTGGCCCATTTAGAGATGTTCCAAATAGAACTTATAGCAGTCGAGGAAATACTAAAAGTTCAAAGAATGGAATTAGAGGAGAATTGACATATCAGCTGCTACTACGCGATTATTTATACAATGAAAGCAAACTTATCAATCAAGTTAACGATTGGTACAAAAAGAATTTTGATGGTTGGGGATTACAAATTAATTCTATTTCTAAGCCAGACTACAAAATAGAATTAACAAGAAGCAATCCTGAATTTAGTATAAACCTCAGAGATGTTGGCGAAGGTATGAGTCAGGTCTTACCGTTGGTCGTTAGTGCATTCATGGAAAATGACAATGAGGTTCTTACAATATTAGAGCAACCGGAATTGCATTTACATCCAGCTGCGCATGGCAATTTAGCAGAACTATTTGCCGAATCGGCTAAGAAAAATAAATTCCTAATTGAAACTCATTCAAATAATTTTGTTTTAAGATTAAGAAGATTAATTGCTCAAGGCGACTTGGACAATAACGATGTAGCATTGTATTCAGTTGAATACAATGTTGAAAACAATACAAGTTCATTAAAAAAAATAGATATTCTAGCTAATGGAGATGTCTCATATTGGCCAACAAATGTCTTTAGTGAAGCTCTTGACGAAACAATAGCAATTCGAACTGCTCAACTAGATCAAAAATAA
- a CDS encoding DUF262 domain-containing protein — MSKQIQVKPDVHRILKFLSLIEDGKFKIPTFQRDFVWGDKEKTELFDSISKEYPIGSILLWQPKNNFANKSDIGPYKIKHYSDSNYFYILDGFQRLSTLFGCLTNPNKTELKVDQNKLEKEFTMFYDLEDEEFKMKKRSSIIDIPVYQLVDTFEFLNYIDTLRSENIEQDKVSIYIERAKKLSSTLIDYQIPSIEIYGGSIKDAVDIFSRVNSKGIDISSDWMLSALTSNEDSGFNLGELFEELLIDLQEYNFHNIKREILVQCIQSSFGKIYFDQPIESLVSLNSFRSTSLKSISSIEKAVKFLFEELLVVNKRLLPYNYQLIFLTYFFNRVDVPNPNQIKKLKDWFWTTSYSNYFTIFSLSKIRLAFEQFQNFTNDESINPVYYEKNHQFFFTADLPNSVSAKSVRSKTFELFLLNYSNDFNNVNSFDIDNFKLVSLFKGDRSHSAIVPLLIYSKNSNSSLPFEHNKQKDLSYILDNYNIDSDLEKFFIFPEFREYNENLNKERILDLRLDAIQEKEKAFVERLGLEYLMISLPF, encoded by the coding sequence ATGAGTAAGCAGATACAAGTAAAACCAGACGTACATAGAATTCTAAAATTTCTTTCTTTAATTGAAGATGGTAAATTTAAAATTCCAACTTTTCAAAGAGATTTCGTTTGGGGAGATAAAGAAAAGACAGAATTATTTGATAGTATTAGCAAAGAATACCCAATAGGCTCAATTTTATTATGGCAACCAAAAAATAATTTTGCAAATAAATCTGATATTGGTCCATATAAAATCAAGCATTACAGTGATTCGAATTATTTCTATATTTTAGACGGTTTTCAAAGATTATCTACACTCTTTGGCTGCTTAACCAATCCGAATAAAACTGAATTAAAAGTAGACCAAAATAAGCTAGAAAAAGAATTCACTATGTTTTATGATTTAGAAGACGAAGAGTTCAAAATGAAAAAAAGATCATCTATTATTGATATTCCGGTTTATCAACTTGTAGATACATTTGAGTTTTTAAATTATATCGATACTTTAAGGAGCGAAAATATAGAACAAGATAAAGTTAGCATTTACATAGAAAGAGCTAAAAAACTTTCATCAACTTTAATCGATTATCAAATACCGTCAATTGAAATTTATGGAGGAAGTATCAAAGATGCTGTTGATATATTTTCTAGAGTTAATTCAAAAGGAATAGATATCTCTTCTGATTGGATGTTATCTGCTTTAACATCGAATGAAGATAGTGGATTTAACTTAGGAGAGTTATTTGAAGAATTATTAATTGATTTACAAGAATATAATTTTCATAATATTAAACGAGAAATCTTAGTGCAATGCATCCAAAGTTCTTTCGGGAAAATATATTTTGACCAGCCAATTGAAAGTCTTGTAAGTCTGAACTCTTTTAGGAGTACTTCTCTTAAATCAATATCAAGTATAGAAAAAGCAGTTAAATTTTTATTTGAAGAATTATTAGTCGTAAACAAAAGATTATTACCTTATAATTATCAATTAATATTTTTGACTTATTTTTTCAATAGAGTTGACGTTCCAAATCCAAATCAAATAAAGAAATTAAAAGATTGGTTTTGGACAACATCCTACTCAAATTATTTTACAATTTTTTCATTAAGCAAAATAAGACTGGCATTTGAACAATTTCAAAATTTCACAAATGACGAATCTATAAATCCAGTGTATTATGAAAAAAACCATCAGTTTTTTTTCACTGCAGATTTACCTAATTCAGTATCTGCAAAAAGTGTTCGTTCAAAAACATTTGAATTATTTTTATTAAATTATTCTAATGATTTCAATAATGTTAATTCCTTTGATATTGATAACTTTAAATTAGTATCGTTATTTAAAGGAGATAGAAGTCATTCTGCAATTGTTCCTTTGCTAATTTATTCAAAAAACTCAAATTCAAGTTTACCATTTGAGCATAATAAGCAAAAAGATTTATCATACATTCTAGACAATTATAATATAGATAGTGATTTAGAAAAATTCTTTATTTTTCCAGAGTTTCGAGAGTATAATGAAAACCTAAATAAAGAAAGAATACTTGATTTAAGATTAGATGCTATTCAGGAAAAGGAAAAAGCTTTTGTTGAAAGATTAGGTTTAGAATATCTAATGATTAGTTTACCATTCTAA
- a CDS encoding HNH endonuclease, with amino-acid sequence MKERCYKCEVELTKENFSTEHVILNACGGKLKSDSLLCKKCNSSFGDSFDKELAKTITPLANLLRIKRDRGNPPKINGLDTLNNTEYTLDHNGAINHKKPSIQKIGFDNPDISKRKFQIKVPNQKMLKQVLNGLKRKHPDLDIEKALEEFNYTEEPFDKELEIKMSFGGTETFKSITKTAINFYILNGGERNEIKHLFEFLDGNKEMNNVWFHYPDKDVYNYKEGEITHIIKLKGSKTERILYAYIELFNSHCFIIKLNKNYTGKDLNLDYIFNIHNHKIIDESINLNLKRQELLDL; translated from the coding sequence ATGAAAGAAAGATGTTATAAATGTGAAGTAGAATTGACAAAAGAAAATTTTTCAACTGAACATGTAATATTAAATGCCTGTGGCGGGAAATTAAAATCTGATTCACTTCTTTGTAAAAAATGTAATTCAAGTTTTGGAGATAGTTTTGACAAAGAACTTGCTAAAACAATTACTCCATTAGCTAACTTACTTCGTATAAAAAGAGATAGAGGTAATCCACCAAAAATAAATGGTTTAGACACCTTAAATAACACCGAATATACTTTAGATCATAATGGAGCTATTAATCATAAAAAACCATCGATACAGAAAATAGGTTTTGATAATCCTGATATTTCTAAAAGAAAATTTCAGATAAAAGTTCCTAATCAAAAGATGTTAAAGCAAGTGTTAAATGGTTTAAAAAGAAAACATCCTGATTTAGATATTGAAAAGGCTTTGGAGGAATTTAATTACACTGAAGAACCATTTGATAAAGAATTAGAAATAAAGATGTCATTTGGAGGAACAGAGACATTTAAATCAATTACAAAAACAGCTATAAATTTTTATATTTTAAATGGAGGTGAGCGTAATGAAATTAAACATCTTTTTGAATTTCTTGATGGAAATAAAGAAATGAATAACGTTTGGTTTCACTATCCAGACAAAGACGTATATAACTACAAAGAGGGAGAAATAACACATATAATAAAGCTTAAAGGAAGTAAAACTGAAAGAATATTATATGCATATATAGAACTATTTAACAGTCATTGTTTTATCATTAAATTAAATAAAAATTATACGGGAAAGGATTTAAATTTAGACTACATTTTCAATATACATAATCATAAAATAATAGATGAATCAATTAACTTGAATCTAAAAAGACAAGAATTATTAGATTTATAG
- a CDS encoding IS1595 family transposase yields the protein MNVFKGQNLLEFSDRFKTDEDCKEYLASMKSEMDYKCLRCNHTACQVRKDFSRQCNICGHIESATANTLFHKVKFGVRKAFFICFEMSTTTKSLSASYMGVRYGVTEKTARLFMLKVREAMGSGGNNPMDGDVHVDEFVLGGRDQGKTGRSYDGKKKKAVTAVQLTEDGKVKRMYAMKINDFSAQSLQYIFVNHISREANVTTDQWRGYRPISKAYNITQLPSNRGLNFKALHTMIHQVKSWIRTTYSWVSDENLNRYFNEFCFRINRSQSKATIFNNLITKMVQGDKIYHKELISN from the coding sequence ATGAATGTTTTTAAGGGTCAAAATCTTCTAGAGTTCTCTGATCGGTTCAAAACCGATGAAGATTGCAAGGAATACCTAGCTTCAATGAAGTCAGAAATGGATTATAAGTGTTTGAGATGTAATCATACAGCTTGCCAAGTTCGTAAGGATTTTTCGAGGCAATGTAACATATGTGGTCACATCGAATCGGCTACTGCTAATACACTTTTCCATAAGGTAAAGTTTGGAGTAAGAAAAGCATTTTTTATTTGCTTTGAGATGTCCACGACCACTAAAAGTTTATCTGCAAGCTATATGGGTGTGCGCTATGGCGTAACAGAAAAGACAGCCAGACTTTTTATGTTGAAAGTTAGGGAGGCTATGGGTTCAGGTGGGAATAATCCAATGGATGGTGATGTTCACGTTGACGAATTTGTTTTGGGTGGTAGAGATCAAGGCAAAACAGGCAGAAGCTATGACGGTAAGAAAAAGAAGGCTGTAACAGCGGTTCAGCTTACAGAAGACGGTAAAGTTAAGAGGATGTACGCTATGAAAATAAATGATTTTTCAGCGCAATCACTACAATACATATTTGTTAATCATATTAGCCGAGAGGCTAATGTCACAACTGACCAATGGAGAGGATATAGACCTATTTCAAAGGCATACAATATAACTCAACTACCCAGTAATAGGGGATTGAATTTTAAAGCACTTCATACGATGATACACCAAGTTAAATCTTGGATTAGGACAACCTATTCTTGGGTAAGTGATGAGAATCTCAATAGATATTTTAATGAGTTTTGTTTTAGGATAAACAGATCTCAAAGTAAAGCTACGATCTTCAATAACTTAATAACAAAAATGGTACAAGGAGATAAAATATATCACAAAGAATTAATAAGTAACTAA
- a CDS encoding LytTR family DNA-binding domain-containing protein has product MTLRCLIIDDEFLARQRLRKLLEPFLSILIVGDCKNGKDALEKIQIKEPDLIFLDIQMPDMDGFTVYEKLQRKPYVIFTTAYDTYALNAFEINAVDYLLKPFDEERLAIAVKRILDIKRTKKASLLEEKIKQLIEQNTEKESTQFLNQISLSTNGREQVIRIDDIIYFKSDGNYIQIVTSEKSYLYRKTMSSLYDKLDLNQFLRIHRTLILNKIYIKSCTYINNNVYKFKLKNDIEFLSSRSFSSQVSEYLSN; this is encoded by the coding sequence ATGACCTTAAGATGCCTTATTATAGATGATGAATTTTTAGCAAGACAACGCTTGCGAAAACTGTTAGAGCCGTTTCTGTCTATTCTAATTGTTGGAGATTGTAAAAATGGCAAGGATGCTTTAGAAAAAATACAAATAAAAGAGCCTGACTTAATTTTTTTAGACATCCAAATGCCTGATATGGATGGTTTTACTGTTTATGAAAAACTTCAGAGAAAACCCTATGTTATTTTTACAACAGCTTATGATACGTATGCTTTAAATGCTTTTGAAATTAATGCTGTAGATTATTTATTAAAACCGTTTGATGAAGAACGCCTAGCTATAGCTGTAAAGCGAATTTTGGATATTAAGAGAACAAAGAAAGCATCATTGTTGGAAGAAAAAATAAAACAACTTATAGAGCAAAATACAGAGAAAGAATCTACTCAGTTTTTGAATCAAATCTCATTATCAACAAACGGTAGAGAACAAGTTATTAGAATTGATGATATTATTTATTTTAAAAGTGATGGGAATTACATTCAAATAGTAACTAGTGAAAAATCTTATTTGTACAGAAAAACCATGAGTTCTTTATACGATAAATTAGATTTAAATCAATTTTTAAGGATTCACAGAACATTAATTTTGAACAAAATTTATATTAAAAGTTGTACTTATATAAACAACAACGTTTATAAATTTAAATTAAAAAATGATATTGAGTTCTTATCTTCAAGATCTTTTAGCTCTCAAGTTTCTGAATATTTATCTAATTAG
- a CDS encoding sensor histidine kinase: protein MAPIIYALTKFIQFVGALKFRKVFQFLFGCVLLAIFHQLIVSRLDDFINYINSGYLKSFLGHNSMVALVIGSFSSFIELLVIVSVFLAFDYQKKFIENQKTLIASQLNALRMQLQPHFLFNTLHSIASMIDIDTKNAQKMLSKLGALLRNILEHDAEQMITVKDELNFIKDYLDLEQVRYHDRVTITYNVAEETKNLKIPCMIFQPLVENAVKYGILPTVENGEIKIDIKLEHNDVLNDDVLVLQISNTYNNQQSDYYKKPVGTGTGLQNIKKRLQQFYNNNFLFNSDFETPELYNAKMALPIIK, encoded by the coding sequence TTGGCACCAATAATTTATGCGTTAACAAAATTTATTCAGTTCGTAGGGGCATTAAAATTTCGGAAAGTTTTTCAATTTCTATTCGGTTGTGTTCTTCTTGCAATTTTTCATCAATTGATTGTATCTCGATTAGATGATTTTATCAATTATATAAATAGTGGTTATCTAAAATCTTTTTTAGGACATAATAGTATGGTTGCTCTTGTAATTGGTAGTTTTTCAAGTTTTATTGAACTTTTAGTTATTGTTTCTGTTTTTCTTGCTTTTGATTATCAAAAGAAATTTATAGAAAATCAAAAAACATTAATTGCATCACAATTAAATGCATTACGAATGCAATTACAACCTCATTTTTTGTTTAATACATTGCATTCTATAGCATCAATGATAGATATTGATACCAAGAATGCTCAAAAAATGTTGAGCAAATTAGGTGCTTTATTAAGGAACATTTTAGAACACGATGCTGAACAAATGATTACTGTAAAAGACGAACTTAATTTTATAAAAGATTATTTAGACTTAGAACAAGTTCGTTATCACGACCGTGTTACAATTACTTATAATGTAGCCGAAGAAACTAAGAATTTGAAAATTCCTTGTATGATATTTCAGCCCTTGGTTGAAAATGCTGTTAAATATGGCATATTGCCAACTGTTGAAAATGGTGAAATTAAAATAGATATCAAATTAGAACATAATGATGTATTGAATGATGATGTTTTGGTACTTCAAATTTCGAATACTTATAATAATCAACAAAGTGACTACTATAAAAAACCTGTAGGTACAGGAACAGGTTTACAAAATATAAAAAAACGACTTCAGCAATTTTACAACAACAATTTTTTATTTAATTCTGATTTTGAAACTCCTGAATTGTATAATGCGAAAATGGCTTTACCAATTATTAAATAG